A single region of the Onychomys torridus chromosome 11, mOncTor1.1, whole genome shotgun sequence genome encodes:
- the LOC118593540 gene encoding olfactory receptor 6K3-like — MRSNRTTSVTEFLFSGFPQFEDGNILFFIPLFFIYIFIVIGNLIVFFAVRMDTRLHNPMYNFISIFSFLEIWYTTATIPKMLSNLISKQRTISMIGCLLQMYFFHSLGNSEGILLTTMAIDRYVAICNPLRYPTIMTPRLCAQLSAGSCIFGFLVLLPEIAWISTLPFCGPNQIHQIFCDFEPVLRLACTDTSMILVEDVVHAVAIIFSVLVIAISYIRIITVILRIPSGEGRQKAFSTCAAHLGVFLMFYGSVSLMYLRFSATFPPILDTFIALMFAVLAPFFNPIIYSLRNKDMKLAIKKLLCSQRMLSTSAS; from the coding sequence ATGAGAAGTAACAGAACCACTTCAGTGacagaattcctcttctctggaTTTCCCCAGTTTGAAGATGGCAATATCCTCTTCTTCATTCCTTTGTtcttcatttacatatttattgttaTTGGGAATCTCATTGTGTTTTTTGCAGTCAGGATGGATACTCGCCTTCATAACCCCATGTATAATTTCATCAGCATTTTTTCATTTCTGGAGATCTGGTATACGACTGCAACCATTCCCAAAATGCTCTCCAACCTCATCAGCAAGCAAAGGACCATCTCCATGATTGGCTGCCTACTACAGATGTACTTCTTCCATTCACTTGGAAATTCAGAGGGTATTCTGTTGACCACAATGGCTATTGACAGATACGTAGCTATCTGTAATCCTCTCAGGTACCCAACTATCATGACCCCCAGGCTCTGTGCTCAGCTATCTGCTGGTTCCTGCATCTTTGGCTTTCTTGTGTTGCTCCCAGAGATTGCATGGATTTCCACACTGCCCTTCTGTGGCCCCAACCAAATTCATCAGATCTTCTGTGACTTTGAACCTGTGCTGCGTTTGGCCTGTACGGACACCTCCATGATTCTGGTTGAGGATGTGGTACATGCTGTGGCCATCATCTTCTCTGTCTTGGTTATTGCCATCTCTTACATCAGAATCATAACTGTGATTCTGAGAATTCCCTCTGGTGAAGGCCGCCAGAAGGCTTTCTCTACTTGTGCTGCCCATCTTGGTGTCTTTCTGATGTTCTATGGCAGTGTCTCCCTCATGTACCTGCGcttctcagctacttttccaccAATTTTGGACACATTCATTGCACTGATGTTTGCAGTTCTTGCTCCCTTTTTCAATCCCATCATCTATAGTCTGAGAAATAAGGACATGAAACTTGCAATTAAGAAGCTTCTCTGTTCTCAGAGGATGCTGTCTACATCTGCCAGTTAA
- the LOC118593533 gene encoding olfactory receptor 6K2 has protein sequence MEFSNWTTVQEFIFSAFPCSWGDSVICFIPLLFIYAFIIVGNLVIITVVQRNAHLHTPMYFFISALSFLEIWYTTATIPKMLSSLLSERRSITLNGCVLQMYFFHSTGISEVCLLTAMAFDRYLAICSPLHYPTIMTPRLCAQLTLGCCICGFLTPLPEIAWISTLPFCGSNHLEHIFCDFLPVLRLACTDTHTIVMIQVVDIVHAVEIITAVILIFMSYVGIVAVILRIRSAEGRRKAFSTCVSHLTVFLLFFGSVALMYLRFSATYSLFWDTAIALAFAVLSPFFNPIIYSLRNKEIKEAIKKHMGQASVFIHTSRNLT, from the coding sequence ATGGAGTTCTCCAATTGGACCACTGTTCAggagttcattttctctgctttcccCTGCTCCTGGGGTGATTCTGTCATCTGCTTCATCCCATTGCTCTTCATCTATGCATTCATTATTGTTGGAAACCTGGTTATCATCACAGTGGTCCAGCGAAACGCTCACCtccacactcccatgtacttCTTTATCAGTGCCCTTTCCTTCCTGGAGATTTGGTACACCACTGCTACGATCCCAAAGATGCTCTCTAGCCTGCTTAGTGAACGAAGGAGTATCACCTTGAACGGTTGTGTTCTGCAGATGTATTTCTTCCATTCCACAGGCATCAGTGAGGTTTGTCTCTTGACAGCGATGGCCTTTGATCGCTACCTGGCCATCTGCAGTCCTCTTCATTACCCCACCATCATGACTCCCAGGCTGTGTGCCCAGCTGACCCTAGGCTGCTGTATCTGTGGCTTTCTCACACCCCTTCCTGAGATTGCCTGGATCTCTACACTACCTTTCTGTGGCTCTAATCACCTTGAGCACATATTCTGCGACTTCCTCCCTGTGCTGCGTCTGGCCTGCACGGATACCCACACCATTGTCATGATTCAGGTGGTGGATATTGTCCATGCTGTTGAGATCATTACAGCAGTGATCCTCATTTTCATGTCCTATGTGGGTATCGTTGCTGTGATTCTGCGCATCCGTTCAGCTGAAGGCCGCCGCAAAGCATTTTCCACGTGCGTCTCCCACCTGACGGTCTTTTTGCTCTTCTTCGGTAGTGTGGCTCTCATGTATCTTCGTTTCTCTGCCACCTACTCCTTGTTCTGGGACACTGCCATTGCTCTGGCCTTCgctgtcctctctcccttcttcaatCCCATTATCTATAGCCTGAGGAACAAAGAGATAAAGGAAGCCATTAAAAAGCACATGGGTCAAGCGAGCGTCTTCATTCATACTAGCAGGAACCTCACATAA
- the LOC118593516 gene encoding olfactory receptor 6K3-like: MENGNLSSVTVFVFTAFPQLQDGGLLYFFPLLFIYIFIVAGNLMIFFAVRLDTRLHNPMYNFISIFSFLEMWYTTATIPKMLSNLISEQKTISFMGCLLQMYFFHSLGNTEGTLLTVMAIDRYVAICNPLRYPNIMTPRLCAQLTAGSCIFGFLILLPEIVWISTLPFCGPNQIHQIFCDFTPLLKLACTDASVILVQDVIHALAILITSLIISLSYIRIIVVILGISSTEGRKKAFSTCAAHIAVFLLFFGSVALMYLRFSATYTPFWDNTIALTFSVFAPFFNPIIYSLRNKDMKDAINKLFCSQKVFNESGR; encoded by the coding sequence ATGGAGAATGGAAACCTATCATCAGTGACTGTATTTGTCTTCACTGCTTTCCCCCAGCTCCAGGATGGTGGCCTCCTGTACTTTTTCCCTTTACTTTTCATCTACATCTTTATTGTGGCAGGAAACTTGATGATCTTCTTTGCTGTCAGACTGGATACCCGTCTTCACAATCCCATGTATAATTTTATAAGTATCTTTTCATTTCTTGAGATGTGGTATACAACAGCTACCATCCCTAAGATGCTCTCCAATCTAATAAGTGAGCAAAAGACCATTTCCTTCATGGGCTGCCTCTTGCAGATGTACTTCTTCCATTCCCTTGGAAACACTGAAGGGACCCTTCTGACTGTCATGGCTATTGACAGGTATGTTGCTATCTGCAATCCACTCCGCTACCCTAACATCATGACACCCCGGCTGTGTGCTCAGCTCACTGCTGGTTCTTGTATATTTGGCTTCCTCATCCTTCTACCTGAGATTGTATGGATTTCTACTCTACCTTTTTGTGGTCCCAATCAAATCCACCAGATATTCTGTGATTTCACCCCTTTGTTGAAGTTAGCCTGTACAGATGCCTCGGTGATCCTGGTTCAAGACGTGATTCATGCCCTTGCTATTCTGATAACAAGTCtgattatttctctttcttacaTAAGAATTATCGTTGTTATCCTCGGCATCTCTTCAACAGAGGGCCGTAAAAAGGCCTTTTCCACCTGTGCTGCCCACATTGCTGTCTTCCTGTTGTTTTTTGGCAGTGTGGCCCTTATGTATCTTCGATTTTCTGCCACTTATACACCATTCTGGGACAACACCATTGCTCTTACATTTTCTGTATTTGCTCCCTTTTTCAATCCTATTATATACAGCCTGAGAAATAAGGACATGAAAGATGCAATTAACAAACTCTTTTGCTCTCAAAAGGTGTTCAATGAATCAGGTAGGTAA